In a single window of the Zea mays cultivar B73 chromosome 5, Zm-B73-REFERENCE-NAM-5.0, whole genome shotgun sequence genome:
- the LOC100217160 gene encoding uncharacterized protein LOC100217160 isoform 1 (isoform 1 is encoded by transcript variant 1) → MARRRGGPAPATAVASPAVLGTVAVMVFVYYSTVFVFLDHWVGLATPIGAAHAAAVSLAVAACFLAFVCAAGADPGAVPPAFAPDAEAAQGQGLKSRYCDKCCMFKPPRTHHCKVCRRCVLKMDHHCVWINNCVGYANYKAFIICVLNATIGSLYSFVIFLCDLLLKEHDFDILYVKILYILAGVLLFFLSLTIGSLLGWHIYLLCHNMTTIEYREAVRARWLAKKSGQKYRHRFDLGILKNIQMILGPNILCWLCPTATGHLNDGTEFQITNN, encoded by the exons ATGGCGCGGAGACGGGGCGGCCCCGCGCCGGCGACAGCGGTCGCCTCGCCGGCCGTGCTCGGCACTGTGGCCGTCATGGTGTTCGTGTACTACTCCACGGTGTTCGTCTTCCTCGATCACTGGGTCGGCCTCGCCACGCCGATCGGCGCCGCCCACGCCGCCGCCGTCTCGCTCGCCGTCGCCGCGTGCTTCCTCGCCTTCGTCTGCGCCGCGGGCGCCGACCCGGGCGCCGTCCCACCCGCCTTCGCCCCCGACGCCGAAGCCGCGCAGGGACAG GGGTTGAAATCAAGGTATTGTGATAAATGTTGCATGTTCAAGCCTCCTCGTACCCACCACTGCAAGGTCTGCAGAAGGTGTGTTCTGAAAATG GATCATCACTGTGTCTGGATCAACAACTGTGTAGGATACGCGAACTACAAAGCCTTCATCATTTGTGTCCTAAATGCAACTATTGGGTCTCTTTATTCATTT GTGATATTTCTATGCGATCTACTTCTGAAAGAGCATGACTTTGATATTCTATATGTGAAAATACTCTAT ATCTTGGCAGGTGTCCTCTTGTTCTTCTTAAGCTTGACAATAGGTTCTCTACTAGGCTGGCACATCTATCTATTGTGTCATAACATGACAACCATAGAG TACCGGGAGGCAGTAAGAGCGAGATGGCTTGCAAAGAAGAGTGGGCAGAAGTACCGCCACCGGTTTGATCTTGGAATACTGAAGAACATTCAAATG ATCCTGGGTCCAAACATTCTTTGCTGGCTTTGCCCTACTGCGACGGGGCATCTGAACGATGGCACCGAGTTCCAAATCACGAACAACTGA
- the LOC100217160 gene encoding uncharacterized protein LOC100217160 isoform 2 (isoform 2 is encoded by transcript variant 2), translating to MARRRGGPAPATAVASPAVLGTVAVMVFVYYSTVFVFLDHWVGLATPIGAAHAAAVSLAVAACFLAFVCAAGADPGAVPPAFAPDAEAAQGQGLKSRYCDKCCMFKPPRTHHCKVCRRCVLKMDHHCVWINNCVGYANYKAFIICVLNATIGSLYSFVIFLCDLLLKEHDFDILYVKILYVSALTTILS from the exons ATGGCGCGGAGACGGGGCGGCCCCGCGCCGGCGACAGCGGTCGCCTCGCCGGCCGTGCTCGGCACTGTGGCCGTCATGGTGTTCGTGTACTACTCCACGGTGTTCGTCTTCCTCGATCACTGGGTCGGCCTCGCCACGCCGATCGGCGCCGCCCACGCCGCCGCCGTCTCGCTCGCCGTCGCCGCGTGCTTCCTCGCCTTCGTCTGCGCCGCGGGCGCCGACCCGGGCGCCGTCCCACCCGCCTTCGCCCCCGACGCCGAAGCCGCGCAGGGACAG GGGTTGAAATCAAGGTATTGTGATAAATGTTGCATGTTCAAGCCTCCTCGTACCCACCACTGCAAGGTCTGCAGAAGGTGTGTTCTGAAAATG GATCATCACTGTGTCTGGATCAACAACTGTGTAGGATACGCGAACTACAAAGCCTTCATCATTTGTGTCCTAAATGCAACTATTGGGTCTCTTTATTCATTT GTGATATTTCTATGCGATCTACTTCTGAAAGAGCATGACTTTGATATTCTATATGTGAAAATACTCTATGTGAGTGCCCTGACCACTATCCTAAGCTAG
- the LOC100193002 gene encoding uncharacterized protein LOC100193002: protein MAAAASPATAAAVREAAPAHRQIGIRPGHGPAPFRIGFLAKPSSRWAAISVPPGPRRAAPAASAARERVTEEEERPVSVELEPIASEQQLDWVLGEARQLQLPIVLLWMASWCRKCIYLKPKLEKLAAEYHPRIRFYCIDVNCVPQKLVNRAGVTKMPCIQLWSDSRKQAEVIGGGHKSWLVIDDVRRMIEQEE, encoded by the exons ATGGCCGCCGCCGCATCtcccgccaccgccgccgccgtccgcgAAGCGGCGCCGGCCCACAGACAAATTGGAATCCGTCCGGGTCATGGTCCGGCCCCATTCCGTATCGGCTTCCTCGCCAAACCGTCCTCCCGGTGGGCCGCGATCTCTGTGCCGCCTGGGCCTCGCCGCGCGGCTCCGGCGGCGTCCGCGGCCAGGGAGAGGGTcacggaggaggaggagaggcCCGTGTCGGTGGAGCTGGAACCCATCGCCAGCGAGCAGCAGCTGGACTGGGTCCTTGGGGAGGCGCGGCAGCTCCAGCTCCCCATCGTCCTGCTGTG GATGGCGAGTTGGTGCAGGAAATGTATATATCTGAAGCCTAAGCTTGAGAAGTTGGCAGCAGAATATCATCCAAG AATCCGGTTCTACTGCATCGATGTGAATTGTGTTCCACAAAAGCTTGTGAACCGCGCTGGAGTAACA AAGATGCCTTGTATACAG CTGTGGAGCGACTCCCGGAAACAGGCGGAGGTGATCGGCGGCGGGCACAAGTCTTGGCTGGTGATCGATGACGTCCGGAGGATGATCGAGCAGGAGGAATGA
- the LOC103627898 gene encoding pumilio homolog 1, whose product MAPSQAAAVVAGPTFEDLERDLQAVLMDQNHTSPTDDLSIFRSGSAPPTVEGSRTAIGALFPGPQLHANSLGDGGGGGGTDAGVDMLTEEEIRSHPAYLSYYYSNEHLNPRLPPPMVSKEDWRAAQRFQAVSGGIGDRRRPSEVGSGNSLFSVQPGAHGEKALLNHRVGRGERNGLARQQSSEWLGRGADGLIGLSDVSGHGSRRKSFADALQENISRTAATAGHLSRSNSRNALEGPTPIRSSDSPKPQLQHRSESMNGLRSGSTSPSLVRVQSLGSSMSHTFASAVGSSISRSTTPDPQLIRRTPSPCLPPVGVRMGSSDKKVEAAAVASLNHDNADIAATLSSLNLSGNKMSIVENQAQNHVYQNFGDQTDVLFNVPKEHMQFSPQILSQNTDDGSFNAPEYVVFPNGGSNFSNSHASKLASHSNIKFSMQPPHGNLNKKGSLMSSPGSVSHYHNLNGDSHGIDVSGQYMKTHAGGFTSSMLNNQLNPDGDYGNVLSNNGVSGYQGQQETMYAQYLQANSDSPLGAAASMSPFQGRGFTGSGHLDSPGYQKAYLGTLFAQQKLQYGMPYLGKSGALNQSIYGSDPAFGIGMTYLTSPPSSQYISSPRGHVRQADRPTRLPAVRNTAGGSLGSWNSENGLMDNGYGSSLLEEFKTNKSRSFELLDIIGHVVEFSSDQYGSRFIQQKLETASIEEKNMIFPEILPHARTLMTDVFGNYVIQKFFEYGTETQTKKLATLLKGYVLQLSLQMYGCRVIQKALEVVEVEQQTQIALELDGSIMKCVRDQNGNHVVQKCIECIPQEKIQFIISAFYGHVVEFSMHPYGCRVIQRVLEHCDDESTQNAMMEEIMQSVVTLTEDQYGNYVIQHVLQHGKPEERSTIITQLAGQIVKMSQQKFASNVVEKCLTFGNPEQRQILITEMLGTTDENEPLQAMMKDQFANYVVQKVLEICDDQNRELILSRIKVHLNALKRYTYGKHIVARVEKLIAAGERRIGAPSSC is encoded by the exons ATGGCTCCATCTCAAGCGGCAGCGGTGGTGGCTGGCCCCACCTTTGAGGACCTCGAGCGTGACCTGCAGGCAGTTCTCATGGACCAAAACCACACGTCCCCCACGGACGACCTCAGCATATTCCGCAGCGGCAGCGCTCCCCCCACAGTCGAGGGCTCTCGCACAGCCATTGGCGCGCTCTTCCCTGGTCCGCAGCTTCACGCCAACAGCCTTGgtgatggcggcggcggcggcgggactGATGCTGGTGTTGACATGCTCACTGAGGAGGAGATAAGGTCACACCCGGCATATCTGTCGTACTACTATTCTAATGAGCACCTCAACCCAAGGCTTCCGCCACCAATGGTCTCCAAAGAGGACTGGCGTGCGGCGCAGCGGTTCCAGGCTGTGTCTGGAGGTATCGGGGATAGGAGGAGGCCTTCGGAGGTCGGGAGTGGAAACTCGCTGTTCTCGGTGCAGCCAGGGGCGCATGGAGAGAAGGCGCTGCTGAATCATAGAGTGGGGAGGGGTGAAAGGAATGGGCTCGCACGGCAGCAGTCGTCGGAGTGGCTCGGGAGAGGCGCTGATGGGCTCATCGGCTTGTCAGATGTCAGTGGCCATGGATCACGGCGCAAGAGCTTTGCTGATGCATTGCAG GAAAATATTAGCCGCACTGCTGCTACAGCCGGTCACCTTTCACGTTCTAATAGCCGCAATGCTCTTGAGGGCCCAACTCCAATCAGGTCATCTGATTCACCCAAGCCACAACTGCAGCATAGATCAGAATCCATGAATGGCCTGCGATCTGGATCCACTTCACCCAGTTTGGTCAGGGTGCAAAGTCTTGGTTCTTCAATGTCTCATACATTTGCTTCAGCAGTAGGCTCATCTATCTCAAGAAGCACCACCCCTGACCCCCAGCTGATACGTAGAACTCCAAGTCCTTGCCTTCCTCCAGTTGGAGTTCGGATGGGGAGTTCTGATAAAAAAGTTGAAGCTGCAGCTGTTGCTTCACTTAATCATGATAATGCTGACATTGCGGCAACTCTGTCTAGCTTAAACCTATCTGGAAATAAGATGTCAATTGTGGAAAATCAAGCTCAGAATCATGTTTACCAGAACTTTGGTGACCAGACAGATGTGCTCTTTAATGTACCAAAGGAACACATGCAATTTTCACCACAAATTTTAAGTCAAAATACCGATGATGGCTCGTTTAATGCCCCTGAATATGTAGTTTTTCCAAATGGGGGGAGCAACTTCAGTAATTCACATGCTAGTAAGCTGGCATCTCATAGCAATATCAAGTTTTCTATGCAGCCACCACATGGTAATTTAAACAAGAAAGGATCTTTGATGAGCTCACCTGGATCAGTTTCTCACTACCATAACTTGAATGGTGATAGCCATGGCATTGATGTATCTGGGCAATATATGAAGACTCATGCAGGCGGTTTTACTTCATCCATGCTGAACAATCAATTGAATCCTG ATGGTGACTATGGCAATGTTCTTTCGAACAATGGGGTATCGGGTTACCAGGGCCAACAGGAGACAATGTATGCACAATACTTGCAAGCAAACTCTGATTCCCCCCTTGGTGCAGCTGCAAGCATGAGTCCTTTCCAAGGGAGGGGTTTTACTGGCTCAGGACACTTGGATAGCCCTGGGTACCAAAAGGCTTACCTTGGGACATTATTTGCCCAGCAAAAGCTACAGTATGGGATGCCATACCTGGGCAAGTCTGGTGCTCTTAATCAAAGTATCTATGGCAGCGATCCTGCATTTGGCATTGGAATGACTTATCTAACAAGCCCACCATCTAGTCAGTATATCTCATCTCCTCGAGGCCATGTCAGGCAAGCAGATCGGCCGACTCGACTTCCAGCGGTGAGGAACACTGCTGGAGGATCCTTGGGATCATGGAATTCAGAGAATGGTCTGATGGATAATGGTTATGGGTCCTCCCTGCTGGAAGAATTCAAAACTAACAAATCCAGATCTTTTGAGCTGTTAGATATTATAGGCCATGTGGTAGAGTTCAG TTCGGATCAGTATGGGAGTCGCTTTATACAGCAGAAATTAGAAACTGCTTCAATTGAAGAGAAGAATATGATTTTTCCTGAGATCCTTCCCCATGCACGCACTTTGATGACTGATGTTTTCGGAAACTATGTTATACAGAAG TTCTTTGAATACGGGACTGAAACACAAACTAAGAAACTGGCAACCCTGCTCAAGGGTTATGTGTTACAGCTGAGTCTTCAAATGTATGGCTGTCGGGTGATTCAGAAG GCTTTGGAAGTTGTTGAAGTGGAGCAACAAACACAAATAGCTTTGGAGCTTGATGGATCTATCATGAAATGTGTTCGTGATCAGAATGGCAACCATGTCGTCCAAAAATGTATAGAATGCATCCCACAGGAGAAGATACAATTCATCATTTCTGCTTTTTACGGACATGTGGTGGAGTTTTCCATGCATCCCTATGGTTGCCGTGTTATTCAG AGGGTATTGGAGCATTGTGATGATGAAAGCACACAAAATGCCATGATGGAAGAGATCATGCAGTCCGTGGTTACTTTAACAGAGGACCAGTATGGTAATTATGTAATCCAG CATGTCCTGCAGCATGGGAAACCAGAAGAGCGTTCTACAATAATTACACAACTCGCTGGACAGATAGTGAAAATGAGCCAGCAGAAATTTGCTTCTAATGTTGTTGAAAAGTGTCTTACTTTTGGTAATCCTGAGCAACGTCAGATTCTGATCACTGAAATGCTTGGCACAACTGATGAGAATGAGCCGTTACAG GCAATGATGAAAGACCAGTTCGCAAACTATGTGGTGCAGAAGGTTCTGGAGATATGTGATGACCAGAACCGTGAATTGATTCTTTCCCGTATCAAGGTCCACTTGAATGCACTGAAAAGATACACCTATGGGAAGCATATCGTGGCACGTGTTGAGAAGCTTATTGCTGCAGGAG AACGGCGCATTGGTGCCCCATCCTCTTGCTGA
- the LOC100193323 gene encoding P-loop NTPase domain-containing protein LPA1-like isoform X1, which yields MYVYIYSQPSKICHARIAWRGRTAIEAGRNSKNPRNQEKETNHPPIPRRDGNTNSQQKVGDMAEEASPSPSPPKLLYIAIADGGVRRAFRYTRPVLQSTLHLMGCKPRHAFKISKRVFNVMKSEFLATSKSDGATKQENYPAFGLGDGTDTPKMLERSNSSVPFELYKNQTTVVVSREEFVSVVCDALSLYKYVGPNQKADLLLACRIKERKESVAILLCGTSGCGKSTLSSLLGSRLGITTVVSTDSIRHMMRSFADEKQSPLLYASTYHAGEYLDPIAVAQAKAKRNANKPTVVSHPNTSGDKDVTSGDKSQHGSSELPPRAELIGNKQMAVEGYKAQSEMVIDSLDRLITSWEEQKESVIVEGVHLSLNFVMGLMKKHPSIIPFMVYITNEDKHMERFAVRAKYMTLDPAKNRYIKYIRNIRAIQEYLCNRADKHLVPKINNTNVDQSVAAIHATVFSCLRRRAAGEQLYDLNTNTVAVVDEEYRNQRAANTLGSKGMFQLIQRKGSSRNLMALLNTDGSVTKAWHVSASDGNGNLNGITNNKKSPENPMLDPSQIGKAEAVNLQFGPFGISAWMSDTGGTSHTGSVEDLRPDSVETGGRNYSSCCSSPKMSDSTSKELMEDYSVYGSDEEADDPRDAETDDDLTDEERDMHEIDAGSVDEHSTKSDEEYEDLAMRDVMENGDWSDDDQAVGKTKNSPALESIHGSGAAEDDGIKSRYHHNLDLFLKMSKEVAGTRMPCAS from the exons ATGTATGTGTATATATATAGTCAACCATCAAAGATCTGTCACGCACGCATAGCATGGCGTGGCAGAACCGCCATTGAAGCGGGAAGAAATTCGAAGAACCCTCGAAATCAGGAGAAGGAAACAAATCATCCTCCCATCCCGAGAAGAGATGGCAACACCAACAGCCAACAGAAG GTAGGGGACATGGCGGAGGaggcgtcgccgtcgccgtcgccgcccaAGTTGCTCTACATTGCCATCGCCGACGGCGGGGTCCGCCGGGCGTTCCGGTACACGCGCCCCGTGCTGCAGAGCACCCTGCATCTCATGGGATGCAAGCCTCGCCATGCCTTCAAG ATTAGCAAGAGAGTATTCAATGTGATGAAGAGTGAATTCTTGGCCACATCAAAGTCAGATGGGGCAACCAAACAAGAAAATTATCCTGCCTTTGGCCTTGGAGATGGTACAGATACTCCAAAAATGTTGGAGAGAAGCAATAGCAGCGTACCATTTGAATTATACAAGAACCAGACTACCGTTGTTGTTTCAAGAGAGGAGTTTGTAAGTGTTGTATGTGATGCCCTCTCTTTGTACAAGTATGTTGGACCCAACCAGAAAGCTGACCTGCTTCTTGCTTGCAG AATTAAAGAGAGAAAGGAATCGGTGGCAATACTCTTGTGTGGGACAAGTGGATGTGGCAAGTCCACTTTATCATCTTTGCTG GGTAGTAGGTTGGGTATCACGACAGTAGTTTCTACTGATTCCATACGACATATGATGAGAAGCTTTGCAGATGAAAAACAAAGTCCTCTTCTCTATGCATCAACCTACCATGCAGGTGAATATTTGGATCCTATTGCAGTTGCTCAGGCAAAGGCAAAGCGCAATGCAAATAAACCCACAGTTGTTTCTCATCCAAATACCAGTGGAGACAAAGATGTGACTTCAGGTGACAAATCTCAGCATGGATCTTCAGAATTACCTCCTAGAGCTGAATTGATTGGCAACAAGCAAATGGCAGTAGAAGGCTACAAGGCGCAAAGTGAGATGGTGATCGACAGCCTGGACAGGTTAATTACATCCTGGGAAGAGCAGAAAGAATCTGTGATTGTTGAAGGAGTGCATCTAAGCCTTAACTTTGTG ATGGGATTAATGAAGAAACATCCTTCCATAATACCATTTATGGTATACATTACAAATGAGGATAAACACATGGAACGATTTGCTGTACGTGCAAAGTACATGACTCTAGACCCAGCAAAGAACAGATACATCAAATACATTCGAAATATTAGAGCTATCCAGGAATACCTATGCAACCGAGCTGACAAGCATCTTGTGCCGAAGATCAACAATACCAATGTTGACCAGAGTGTGGCTGCTATACATGCAACAGTCTTCAGCTGTCTTCGCAGGCGAGCAGCCGGGGAGCAACTGTATGACCTCAACACAAACACTGTTGCTGTAGTGGATGAGGAATACAGGAACCAGCGTGCAGCTAACACCTTGGGTTCTAAGGGCATGTTTCAGTTGATCCAAAGGAAGGGGTCTTCAAGGAATCTGATGGCACTTCTTAACACCGACGGTTCAGTCACCAAAGCTTGGCATGTAAGTGCAAGTGATGGCAATGGGAATCTTAATGGTATCACAAACAACAAGAAGTCTCCTGAAAATCCTATGCTGGATCCCTCACAAATCGGGAAGGCAGAAGCCGTCAATCTCCAGTTTGGTCCTTTTGGGATCAGTGCCTGGATGAGTGACACGGGTGGAACCAGCCATACTGGGAGTGTGGAAGACCTGAGGCCTGATAGTGTGGAGACTGGTGGTAGAAATTATTCGTCGTGCTGCAGTTCGCCAAAGATGTCAgattccacctcgaaggag CTTATGGAGGACTACTCAGTCTATGGCAGTGACGAAGAAGCTGACGACCCTCGTGATGCTGAAACTGATGATGACCTAACTGATGAAGAAAGAGACATGCACGAG ATAGATGCAGGCTCTGTAGACGAGCACTCAACCAAGTCGGATGAGGAATACGAGGACTTAGCCATGCGTGATGTGATGGAGAATGGTGACTGGTCTGACGACGACCAAGCTGTGGGCAAAACCAAGAACTCACCAGCCCTGGAGAGCATCCATGGGAGTGGGGCAGCTGAAGATGATGGCATAAAGAGCCGGTACCACCACAACCTGGACCTGTTCCTGAAAATGTCCAAGGAGGTAGCTGGCACCAGAATGCCTTGCGCGTCATAG
- the LOC100193323 gene encoding P-loop NTPase domain-containing protein LPA1-like, whose translation MRGRGVDVVTTRHPPLLPARTAMAPPPPQCASKRPSAPAPALQVGDMAEEASPSPSPPKLLYIAIADGGVRRAFRYTRPVLQSTLHLMGCKPRHAFKISKRVFNVMKSEFLATSKSDGATKQENYPAFGLGDGTDTPKMLERSNSSVPFELYKNQTTVVVSREEFVSVVCDALSLYKYVGPNQKADLLLACRIKERKESVAILLCGTSGCGKSTLSSLLGSRLGITTVVSTDSIRHMMRSFADEKQSPLLYASTYHAGEYLDPIAVAQAKAKRNANKPTVVSHPNTSGDKDVTSGDKSQHGSSELPPRAELIGNKQMAVEGYKAQSEMVIDSLDRLITSWEEQKESVIVEGVHLSLNFVMGLMKKHPSIIPFMVYITNEDKHMERFAVRAKYMTLDPAKNRYIKYIRNIRAIQEYLCNRADKHLVPKINNTNVDQSVAAIHATVFSCLRRRAAGEQLYDLNTNTVAVVDEEYRNQRAANTLGSKGMFQLIQRKGSSRNLMALLNTDGSVTKAWHVSASDGNGNLNGITNNKKSPENPMLDPSQIGKAEAVNLQFGPFGISAWMSDTGGTSHTGSVEDLRPDSVETGGRNYSSCCSSPKMSDSTSKELMEDYSVYGSDEEADDPRDAETDDDLTDEERDMHEIDAGSVDEHSTKSDEEYEDLAMRDVMENGDWSDDDQAVGKTKNSPALESIHGSGAAEDDGIKSRYHHNLDLFLKMSKEVAGTRMPCAS comes from the exons ATGCGCGGACGCGGCGTGGACGTCGTGACGACGCGACACCCGCCGCTCctcccggcccgcaccgccatggccccgccgccgccgcaatGCGCCTCAAAACGTCCCTCCGCGCCTGCCCCCGCCCTCCAG GTAGGGGACATGGCGGAGGaggcgtcgccgtcgccgtcgccgcccaAGTTGCTCTACATTGCCATCGCCGACGGCGGGGTCCGCCGGGCGTTCCGGTACACGCGCCCCGTGCTGCAGAGCACCCTGCATCTCATGGGATGCAAGCCTCGCCATGCCTTCAAG ATTAGCAAGAGAGTATTCAATGTGATGAAGAGTGAATTCTTGGCCACATCAAAGTCAGATGGGGCAACCAAACAAGAAAATTATCCTGCCTTTGGCCTTGGAGATGGTACAGATACTCCAAAAATGTTGGAGAGAAGCAATAGCAGCGTACCATTTGAATTATACAAGAACCAGACTACCGTTGTTGTTTCAAGAGAGGAGTTTGTAAGTGTTGTATGTGATGCCCTCTCTTTGTACAAGTATGTTGGACCCAACCAGAAAGCTGACCTGCTTCTTGCTTGCAG AATTAAAGAGAGAAAGGAATCGGTGGCAATACTCTTGTGTGGGACAAGTGGATGTGGCAAGTCCACTTTATCATCTTTGCTG GGTAGTAGGTTGGGTATCACGACAGTAGTTTCTACTGATTCCATACGACATATGATGAGAAGCTTTGCAGATGAAAAACAAAGTCCTCTTCTCTATGCATCAACCTACCATGCAGGTGAATATTTGGATCCTATTGCAGTTGCTCAGGCAAAGGCAAAGCGCAATGCAAATAAACCCACAGTTGTTTCTCATCCAAATACCAGTGGAGACAAAGATGTGACTTCAGGTGACAAATCTCAGCATGGATCTTCAGAATTACCTCCTAGAGCTGAATTGATTGGCAACAAGCAAATGGCAGTAGAAGGCTACAAGGCGCAAAGTGAGATGGTGATCGACAGCCTGGACAGGTTAATTACATCCTGGGAAGAGCAGAAAGAATCTGTGATTGTTGAAGGAGTGCATCTAAGCCTTAACTTTGTG ATGGGATTAATGAAGAAACATCCTTCCATAATACCATTTATGGTATACATTACAAATGAGGATAAACACATGGAACGATTTGCTGTACGTGCAAAGTACATGACTCTAGACCCAGCAAAGAACAGATACATCAAATACATTCGAAATATTAGAGCTATCCAGGAATACCTATGCAACCGAGCTGACAAGCATCTTGTGCCGAAGATCAACAATACCAATGTTGACCAGAGTGTGGCTGCTATACATGCAACAGTCTTCAGCTGTCTTCGCAGGCGAGCAGCCGGGGAGCAACTGTATGACCTCAACACAAACACTGTTGCTGTAGTGGATGAGGAATACAGGAACCAGCGTGCAGCTAACACCTTGGGTTCTAAGGGCATGTTTCAGTTGATCCAAAGGAAGGGGTCTTCAAGGAATCTGATGGCACTTCTTAACACCGACGGTTCAGTCACCAAAGCTTGGCATGTAAGTGCAAGTGATGGCAATGGGAATCTTAATGGTATCACAAACAACAAGAAGTCTCCTGAAAATCCTATGCTGGATCCCTCACAAATCGGGAAGGCAGAAGCCGTCAATCTCCAGTTTGGTCCTTTTGGGATCAGTGCCTGGATGAGTGACACGGGTGGAACCAGCCATACTGGGAGTGTGGAAGACCTGAGGCCTGATAGTGTGGAGACTGGTGGTAGAAATTATTCGTCGTGCTGCAGTTCGCCAAAGATGTCAgattccacctcgaaggag CTTATGGAGGACTACTCAGTCTATGGCAGTGACGAAGAAGCTGACGACCCTCGTGATGCTGAAACTGATGATGACCTAACTGATGAAGAAAGAGACATGCACGAG ATAGATGCAGGCTCTGTAGACGAGCACTCAACCAAGTCGGATGAGGAATACGAGGACTTAGCCATGCGTGATGTGATGGAGAATGGTGACTGGTCTGACGACGACCAAGCTGTGGGCAAAACCAAGAACTCACCAGCCCTGGAGAGCATCCATGGGAGTGGGGCAGCTGAAGATGATGGCATAAAGAGCCGGTACCACCACAACCTGGACCTGTTCCTGAAAATGTCCAAGGAGGTAGCTGGCACCAGAATGCCTTGCGCGTCATAG